The Bradyrhizobium ottawaense genome window below encodes:
- a CDS encoding lactonase family protein, which translates to MLRSTRRIASKAPRAAIATTLFAALTLISGVHAGMAETFAYVGNADSNDISVFKMTESGEMTPVQTAVFKGVDKPGSSTPLAITPDHRVLIAGVRSQPFQAVSFAIDPKTGQLSPIGNGPLADSMANIAVDRSGKFLFSASYGGNKVALNPLSANGVAGEPKQVIPTGLNAHAFLTSPDNRFVFATNLGSDQVLGFAFDATTGTLTPNDPPAHKVPEKSGPRHFVFHPNGKFVYLIHELNGDVAAFTYEARSGAWDEIQRTTALPEGFSGKPWAADIHITLDGRFLYASERTTNTLTAYKVDAASGKLTTIGSVPTEKQPRGFHIDPTGRYLAAVGELSDSMTVYAIDQGSGALARLKSYPTGKKPNWVEFLNLP; encoded by the coding sequence ATGTTGAGATCGACCCGACGCATCGCATCCAAAGCGCCACGCGCTGCGATCGCCACCACCCTGTTCGCAGCCCTCACTCTCATTTCTGGAGTCCACGCCGGCATGGCCGAGACCTTCGCCTATGTCGGCAACGCCGACAGCAACGACATCAGCGTGTTCAAGATGACCGAGAGCGGCGAGATGACGCCCGTGCAGACGGCCGTCTTCAAGGGCGTCGACAAGCCCGGCTCCTCGACGCCGCTCGCGATCACGCCCGACCACCGCGTGCTGATTGCCGGTGTCCGCTCGCAGCCATTCCAGGCGGTCAGCTTTGCGATCGATCCCAAGACGGGCCAGCTCAGTCCTATCGGCAACGGACCGCTCGCGGACAGCATGGCGAACATCGCCGTCGACCGCAGCGGAAAATTCCTGTTCAGCGCCTCCTATGGCGGCAACAAGGTCGCGCTGAATCCGCTTTCCGCCAACGGCGTCGCCGGCGAGCCGAAGCAGGTGATCCCGACCGGGCTGAACGCGCACGCCTTCCTGACCTCGCCCGACAACCGCTTCGTGTTCGCAACCAATCTCGGCTCCGATCAGGTGCTGGGCTTCGCGTTCGATGCCACGACCGGCACGCTGACGCCGAACGATCCGCCCGCCCACAAAGTGCCGGAGAAATCCGGGCCGCGGCACTTCGTATTCCACCCCAATGGCAAGTTCGTCTATCTCATCCACGAGCTGAACGGCGACGTCGCCGCATTCACCTACGAGGCCAGGAGCGGCGCCTGGGACGAGATCCAGCGCACCACGGCGCTGCCGGAAGGCTTTTCGGGAAAACCCTGGGCCGCCGACATCCACATCACTCTGGACGGCCGCTTCCTCTACGCCTCCGAGCGCACCACCAACACGCTCACCGCCTACAAGGTCGACGCCGCCAGCGGCAAGCTGACCACGATCGGCAGCGTGCCGACCGAGAAGCAGCCGCGCGGCTTCCACATCGATCCCACGGGGCGCTACCTCGCCGCGGTCGGCGAGCTCTCCGACAGCATGACGGTCTATGCGATCGACCAGGGCAGCGGCGCGCTGGCCAGGCTGAAATCCTACCCCACCGGCAAGAAGCCGAACTGGGTGGAGTTCCTGAACCTGCCGTGA
- a CDS encoding PAS domain-containing protein, translated as MQRFVCEQNIVHFERLLNETADPTVQNTVRALLASAKRQLALLNSAASGADTTPFEQRRRQHGDTDTIRQQFQPEFDASPHPYMLLDPGPGLVIVDVNDAYAAATLTSRAEIVGRSLFEMFPDNPDDPLADGVSNLYSSLRIVGETGRAHAMAIQRYDIRDPGGTFVERHWQPINSPIHDTTGRLVYLLHHVEDVTAQVTAQVAARA; from the coding sequence ATGCAACGGTTCGTTTGCGAGCAGAATATCGTTCATTTCGAGCGGCTGCTCAATGAAACGGCCGACCCGACGGTCCAGAACACCGTGCGCGCGCTGCTCGCATCGGCCAAGCGCCAGTTGGCGCTGCTGAACTCGGCGGCATCAGGGGCCGATACGACGCCGTTCGAACAGCGCCGGCGGCAGCACGGCGACACCGACACGATCCGGCAGCAATTCCAGCCCGAATTCGATGCCTCCCCGCATCCCTATATGCTGCTGGACCCGGGGCCGGGCCTCGTGATCGTCGACGTCAACGATGCCTATGCAGCCGCGACTTTGACCAGCCGGGCCGAAATCGTCGGCCGCTCGCTGTTCGAGATGTTCCCTGATAATCCCGACGATCCGCTCGCCGATGGCGTCAGCAATCTCTACAGCAGCTTGAGGATCGTCGGCGAAACCGGGCGGGCCCATGCCATGGCGATCCAGCGTTACGACATCCGCGATCCCGGCGGCACCTTCGTCGAGCGTCATTGGCAGCCGATCAACTCGCCGATCCACGACACGACGGGCCGTCTGGTCTATCTGCTGCACCATGTCGAGGACGTCACGGCGCAGGTCACGGCACAGGTCGCGGCGCGGGCCTAA
- a CDS encoding efflux RND transporter periplasmic adaptor subunit codes for MRHLPRAVVRSLCPAAVAGMLILGPDPAAAADDDAPRGPAVTVLKVAKSCFSDIVEATGTIIAREETSVRPERPGLKVTDVLAEAGDTTTAGQVLARLALPEGGTLQVTAPVAGVIATSTAQIGNFASAKGEALFTIVARSEYDLVGLVATTDMRKLAVNQPATVRIAGAGDIDGKVRRIGPTVEPNIQQGMVYIGISSQKRLLLKASGRALIKTGQSCNVAVPLTAVQYSSAGTVVQVIRRNRVETKRVEVGLMSGGNIEVRDGLNDGDVVVARAGALLREGDPVRPVMAAEAAK; via the coding sequence ATGCGTCATTTGCCCCGTGCCGTCGTTCGAAGCCTGTGCCCCGCAGCCGTCGCCGGCATGCTCATCCTCGGTCCCGATCCGGCCGCAGCCGCCGATGACGACGCGCCCAGGGGGCCGGCGGTCACGGTGCTGAAAGTCGCAAAGTCCTGCTTCTCCGACATCGTCGAGGCCACCGGCACGATCATCGCGCGGGAGGAAACCTCGGTGCGGCCCGAACGTCCGGGCCTCAAGGTCACGGATGTGCTGGCCGAAGCCGGCGACACCACCACCGCCGGCCAGGTGCTGGCGCGGCTGGCGCTCCCCGAGGGCGGCACGCTGCAGGTCACCGCACCGGTGGCGGGCGTGATCGCGACGTCGACCGCCCAGATCGGCAACTTCGCCTCGGCCAAGGGCGAGGCCTTGTTCACGATCGTGGCGCGCAGCGAATACGATCTCGTCGGTCTGGTGGCGACCACCGACATGCGCAAGCTCGCGGTCAATCAGCCGGCGACCGTGCGGATCGCGGGCGCCGGCGACATCGACGGCAAGGTGCGCCGCATCGGTCCGACCGTGGAGCCGAACATCCAGCAGGGCATGGTCTATATCGGCATCTCCTCGCAGAAGCGGCTGCTGCTGAAGGCGAGCGGACGCGCGCTGATCAAGACCGGGCAGAGCTGCAACGTCGCGGTGCCGCTGACCGCCGTGCAATATTCATCCGCCGGCACCGTGGTGCAGGTGATCCGCCGCAACCGCGTCGAGACCAAGCGTGTCGAGGTCGGATTGATGTCGGGCGGCAATATCGAGGTCCGTGACGGCCTCAACGACGGCGATGTCGTCGTCGCCCGCGCCGGCGCGCTCCTGCGCGAAGGCGATCCGGTGCGCCCGGTGATGGCCGCGGAAGCGGCGAAGTAG
- a CDS encoding PAS domain S-box protein: MPAFARSHFSRWFARPLIPVIAALLTLSAVTGLLGLQSWRDGEAINLSLEHSGQVIDTLDRLRTIIVDLETERSGYLLTLDPAYLKAYGVSDESVRRETEALQTLVANDPLQSFRAGHLALIISEKLREIDDLVKTAARVSGQAAQAMIRGMDDIRLQIDLLQDVERFQLVGWEKRAGDLERRRTRLGLAAGVIGAVLVGTAMVLARIETKRRRKATEENVQLHSDLLERDRKIRRLVDSNIIGVMIWNLEGCILEANDAFLRIVGYDREDLAARRLHRTMLTPPEWRDLDARNIAELELIGTLAPFEKEYLRKDGSRVSVLIGGAMFEEGTNQGVGFILDLTERKRAEEALRQSEERFRTLVQFSFDVYWETDAQHRFTRQEFAESLVDAPAAESEIGKTRWEVPYLEPDAEAWRKHRETLDAHLSFRDFELARPARDGSKRYVSVSGLPVFDKTGRFVGYRGVGRHITERKRAEEALRSAQAELAHANRVTMMGQLAASIAHEVSQPITAMVTNAEAGLSWLAAQPPNLEQVRQMFDCIVNDGLRAGDVIGRIRALVKKAPQQRVALEINAVVLEVIALTRLEAAKNGVLVRTRLAEGFPPIQADRVQVQQVILNLIINAVEAMGGMGDGARDLLISTGRTASNGVFVSVRDSGPGLDPRTMDRLFDPFFTTKSKGMGMGLAICHSIIEAHGGRMWAGANEPRGAIFQFTLPVEPDETVPSGHVDPMSAV; this comes from the coding sequence ATGCCAGCTTTTGCTCGGAGCCACTTTTCGCGATGGTTTGCACGACCGCTGATCCCTGTGATTGCAGCGCTTCTGACGTTGTCCGCGGTGACCGGATTGCTCGGTCTCCAAAGCTGGCGTGACGGCGAGGCGATCAATCTCTCGCTCGAGCACAGCGGCCAGGTCATTGACACCCTTGATCGGCTTCGGACGATCATCGTCGACCTGGAGACTGAAAGGAGCGGGTATCTGCTCACCCTCGACCCGGCTTATCTCAAGGCTTACGGCGTCTCGGACGAAAGCGTACGACGGGAGACTGAGGCGCTCCAGACTCTGGTCGCAAACGATCCGTTACAGAGTTTTCGCGCCGGACATCTGGCTCTGATCATTTCAGAAAAGCTGCGTGAGATCGACGACCTCGTCAAAACGGCGGCCCGCGTATCCGGGCAGGCGGCCCAGGCAATGATCCGCGGCATGGACGATATCCGATTGCAAATCGACCTGTTGCAGGACGTTGAGCGTTTTCAGCTCGTAGGTTGGGAGAAGCGCGCCGGGGACCTCGAACGACGCAGGACGCGGCTTGGCCTCGCAGCCGGCGTCATCGGCGCCGTCCTGGTGGGGACCGCGATGGTGCTCGCGCGGATCGAGACGAAGCGGCGGAGAAAGGCGACCGAGGAGAACGTGCAACTCCACAGCGATCTCCTGGAGCGCGACAGGAAGATTCGACGCCTCGTCGACTCCAACATCATAGGGGTCATGATCTGGAACCTCGAAGGTTGCATACTTGAGGCCAATGACGCGTTTCTGCGTATCGTGGGTTACGACCGCGAGGATCTCGCCGCGAGACGCCTGCACCGTACGATGCTGACGCCGCCGGAATGGCGCGACCTCGACGCACGTAACATTGCGGAGCTGGAGCTGATCGGGACCCTCGCGCCATTCGAGAAGGAGTATTTGCGTAAGGACGGAAGCCGTGTGTCCGTGCTAATCGGCGGGGCGATGTTCGAAGAGGGTACAAATCAAGGCGTTGGCTTCATCCTTGATTTGACCGAGCGCAAGCGGGCGGAAGAGGCGTTGCGCCAGAGTGAGGAGCGCTTTCGCACCCTCGTGCAATTCTCCTTCGACGTGTACTGGGAGACCGACGCGCAGCATCGCTTTACCCGCCAGGAATTCGCGGAGAGCCTCGTCGACGCGCCGGCGGCGGAGTCGGAGATCGGTAAGACGCGCTGGGAAGTGCCTTACCTTGAGCCTGACGCAGAGGCCTGGCGCAAGCACCGGGAAACGCTCGATGCCCATCTGTCGTTCCGTGATTTTGAGCTCGCTAGGCCGGCACGCGACGGCAGCAAGCGCTATGTGTCCGTCTCGGGGCTGCCGGTGTTCGATAAGACGGGCCGCTTCGTCGGCTACCGCGGCGTCGGGCGGCACATCACCGAACGCAAGCGGGCCGAAGAAGCCTTGCGCTCTGCGCAGGCGGAGCTCGCGCACGCCAATCGCGTCACCATGATGGGGCAGCTCGCGGCCTCGATCGCCCATGAAGTCAGCCAGCCGATCACGGCGATGGTCACCAATGCCGAGGCCGGATTGTCCTGGCTGGCTGCCCAGCCGCCGAATCTGGAGCAGGTCCGGCAGATGTTCGATTGTATCGTCAACGACGGTCTGCGAGCCGGCGATGTAATCGGGCGGATCCGGGCCCTGGTGAAGAAGGCGCCTCAACAGAGGGTAGCGTTGGAGATCAACGCGGTGGTACTTGAGGTCATCGCCCTGACCCGTCTCGAAGCGGCCAAGAATGGCGTCCTGGTGCGGACGCGACTTGCGGAGGGCTTTCCACCGATTCAAGCGGATCGGGTCCAGGTTCAACAGGTGATCCTCAACCTGATCATCAATGCAGTCGAGGCGATGGGCGGAATGGGCGATGGGGCGCGGGATCTGCTGATCAGCACCGGCAGAACTGCCTCGAACGGCGTATTCGTCAGCGTGCGGGATTCTGGTCCGGGACTGGACCCGAGGACGATGGACCGCCTCTTCGACCCCTTCTTCACCACAAAATCCAAGGGGATGGGCATGGGTCTGGCCATCTGCCATTCGATCATCGAGGCGCACGGCGGACGGATGTGGGCCGGCGCAAATGAACCGAGGGGCGCCATCTTTCAGTTCACGCTGCCTGTAGAACCAGACGAAACCGTTCCCTCCGGACACGTCGACCCGATGTCGGCGGTATAA